A segment of the Mercurialis annua linkage group LG4, ddMerAnnu1.2, whole genome shotgun sequence genome:
CAGGGTTAGCTAAAGATCCGGCAACTGGGAGATTTCCAAAGGAAATGTATGCTTTGGATAGGGATTCAAAACGAGTTTTGCTTGAGTGGATTCAGAAAATAAAGTTTCCAGACGGGTACGCGTCAAACTTGTCTAGATGTGTTGATCTAAAGGGGttgaaaatgcatggaatgaaaagtcatgactgcCATGTTTTTATGCAACGACTTCTGCCAATCGCCCTTCGGGAGCTACTTCCGAAAAACGTGTGGGAGCCTCTAACAGAGTTAAGTATCTTCTTCAGGGAGTTAACTTCCACGTCACTGTCACAGGAAGATCTAAACCGTATGGAAACTGAGATACCAAAAATCCTGTGTAAGTTGGAACGTATATTTCCacccagcttttttgactctATGGAGCATCTCCCCGTGCATCTTCCGtatgaagctatgatggcaggaccggttcagtatcgctggatgtatccatttgaaaggtaatcaATTAGTCATGGTTTTTTCTCGAATCGATCTGTTCAATAAATATATGATTATAGAAAATGCTTACGAATATTAATATCCGGTTACagatatttgaggaaattgaaaaaaaaggtcaCTAATAAAGGCAGGGTGGAAGGGAGCATTAGTAGTGGATATCTGCAAGAAGAAATCGCTAAATTTGCATCCTATTATTTTACCGAAGGTGATCCGATGTTACCCGTGCGTTTGGGAAGAAATGAAACTTGCGATATGGATATCGATGACGATGCCGACAGACTGggaatttttaaacctaagggAAAGCCGTTGCGTGGTAGCGGTAGGAGATATCTTGAAGACGATGAGATCATCGCTGCTCGGACCTATGTTCTTCTGAATTGTTCCGAAATCGAAGAGCATCGAAAGTAAGCATTTAAATATAGTGTAATATTTCACATATTTGCTAGAATTTGATGTAGTTTGGGCCTCTACCATTTAAAGGGTTTTTGTAGCCGGGTTGCGCGAAAGGAACAGTGGCATAAGTGAAACAGAAATTGAAAGAGTGCTGGAAAGTGATTTCGCCTCTTGGTTCGAACAATATGTACGTATCTTATAACAATggactttcatttttataataaggtttataaattttacaaatttctAACTCCCCACAGGTGAAAGATCCAACTGTCTGTACAAATCCGTTTATTCTGAGTCTCGCAAAGGGACCGTGTAGAAAGGTCACCACATATAAGGGATACTATGTAAACGGCTTCAAATTTCTTACTCAGGAATATGGGCAGGATCAACTTACAATGAATAGCGGTGTCTGCGTAAGGGGAACAGAATATGTTGAGggtgaaaatgacttttatggagtgttaacggacataattgagttagagtatccagctctaCCAATGAAGCAGACCGTCATTTTTAAATGCGAATGGTTCGACCCTACGGATACAGGCACAGACACTACCAATCGATACAACTTGGTAGATGTTAATCACAGACACAGGTATAATAAATACGAGCCGTTCATCTTGACAGAACAGGCTGACCAAGTTCATTACCTTCCATATCCAAGCAGAAGACGGGACAAAgtaaattggtgggcagtttgcaaAATTAAGGCACGATCagaacttgacatgcccgaTGCGATTATCCCGGCCTTTCAAGACGACATTGAAGAAAATCCCCTTATAGTTGAAACGGACGACAATCCCACAAATTTAGTTGACCTGAATGACGTGGCAGACGAAGATGCGTTGCAAATCCCTCCtgttgaagatgaagaagaagaatatccgccatcctcatcagacgaagatgaagaACAACTCGACTGAcgttttggatattttttgcagttttagttgtattcatttattattgtactaataacaatttatttttttataatgtatttttctataatgttttgttataatgtattttttaacaATGTATTAAATTGTTATATATGGAACGAAATGTATTTTAATGTCTGCAGGTATGAGAGGGCAGGGTGGTTCAGGTGATCCGACTAGAAGTCGGGGACGTCGGGGTAACCCAACTAGAGGTCGTGGTCGGGGTAACCCGGCTGTGCGTGCCCCTATTGAGGACGTCCCTGTTCAGGGTCAGCAGCAGGAGGTGGAGGCGGCACCCCCTGTTCAGGCCCGACAGCCAGGAGAGCCGCCTGCAGAGCTGGATGACCAGGGGAGGGCACTGTGTTTCCCAGACGCCAGcaggtaagaatgtaaatttttagtttaattttttttatcgttttactATAGAAAGTAAAAGTTTGCTGTAACCTCGCAGGGAGAGGCTGTTGCACTCTGGACCAATCTCCCGGTCTATGCGGGAGATCTTTAGAAAGTGTTGGTTCGAGAATGGGCGAGCCTGGAGGTTTCTGACTGCAGAGCAGACAGATTTCTATTGGGAGGAATTTAAggtaataaattgttaattttaaagtttgaatgTAGACTAACGCAAAATTACTAACTCAAACTTGGCGTTTATGTTTTGCAGAAGGAATACTGGTGGGATACGGCGGATTACAGCGACGACGTCATCAAAAGTGTATTCATGGCGCATGCTGCAAACCGATATAAGGACGTTATTCATAGGATGAGAGAGAAGGACGAAAAACATACCTCGATCAGCCAAGATATCTGGGATTCCTGGAAGGCCGTCTGGGCGTCAGAAGACGAGAAGAAGAAGTCCGATGTAGCTCGCGCTAATAGGATGAGTGAGCTTGCTGGAGCTGGTTCCGGACCAGTACGCCATACAGGGGGATCCCGTTCCGCCATCCGACATATGGATGTGTTGGTTTGTTTctagaattcttttttatttacaactatcttttattttcagattttctgatgaactaacaaattgtttatttttcttttaggcTGAAGAGCTCGGCTGCAAGCCTACCGCAACGGAGCTGTATACTCGGATGCACTCCACGAAAGCTGATAAGGGTGTCATGGTAGACAAGAGGGCCCAGAACATGAGTGTAAGTCATGAACCTATATAATTTTAGTAGTTGTTTTACTTTACTCGagtgttagattaaattagtgtaaaatgtgttttaatgtAAATTCTAAATACTAGATTAGGTGTGTTAACAGCCGGTGGGTTGTATATGAAATGTATATgtttgcaggat
Coding sequences within it:
- the LOC126678364 gene encoding uncharacterized protein LOC126678364, whose amino-acid sequence is MSAGMRGQGGSGDPTRSRGRRGNPTRGRGRGNPAVRAPIEDVPVQGQQQEVEAAPPVQARQPGEPPAELDDQGRALCFPDASRERLLHSGPISRSMREIFRKCWFENGRAWRFLTAEQTDFYWEEFKKEYWWDTADYSDDVIKSVFMAHAANRYKDVIHRMREKDEKHTSISQDIWDSWKAVWASEDEKKKSDVARANRMSELAGAGSGPVRHTGGSRSAIRHMDVLAEELGCKPTATELYTRMHSTKADKGVMVDKRAQNMSDAIAQRLAAASQPPTDGGSSSTAEVDETQLFLDIEGVNKKRRVYGLGSATSAYVDTTTSSRARTRSTQSQRTEEEIERRVRAGIQDGLRQITTEVKDLRAHQARANERMAEIIQAEMAKMMQTLPPQYRPPPPPGPSDDDDTPTL